The following proteins come from a genomic window of Lolium rigidum isolate FL_2022 chromosome 5, APGP_CSIRO_Lrig_0.1, whole genome shotgun sequence:
- the LOC124655964 gene encoding putative aldehyde oxidase-like protein gives MKLDKVVFALNGRRYEVAGGEVDPSTTLLEFIRTRTPFTGTKLGCGEGGCGACVVLIAKYNPTKDEVTEFSASSCLTLLYNINFCSIITTEGLGNTQDGLHAIQKRMSGFHASQCGFCTPGMCMSIFTSLANADKSKKPEPPNGFSKLTVSEAERAFSGNLCRCTGYRPIVDACKSFASDVDLEDLGLNIFWKKNDKHADVSKLPTYTLGGGVCTFPDFLKSEIKSSLDQLNDSFTFSGEGWYHPKSIEQYYDLLNSGIFSDCCVKVVVGNTGAGVYKDQDLYNKYIDIGGIPELSAILRKDNGIEIGAATPISMAIKILEQENESISAPKGSLVFRKLAEHMSKVATPFVRNTASLGGNIILAQKYPFASDIVTILLGAASTVRLQVASQTLEVTLEEFLEQPPLDPSTLLLSIFIPHWTPDSQTETSVVFETYRAAPRPLGNAVSYINSAFLGLVSLNESSGDPVLSNLHLAFGAYGTEHAVRAKKVEEHLTGKLVTPSVVLEAVHLLRETIVPMEGTSHPEYRVSVAVGFLFSFLSSFSEGIKGPGKALNISSASSVDTDDLCNLPLSSRRETVSGDEYKPVGEPIKKYGVELQASGEAVYVDDIPAPNNCLYGEFIYSTKPLAHVKSIKFKPSLASEKILTVISAKDIPSGGQNIGSSYLFGDEILFGDPIAEYAGQALGVVVAETQRYANMARKQVIIEYDTKDLKPPILTVEQAVQNNSYFNVPPERYPKQVGDFSKGMAEADHKILSTEVKLASQYYFYMETQTALAIPDEDNTMVVYSSSQYPELAQSVIAKCLGIPFNNVRTITRRVGGGFGGKATKSFNVATAAALCAYKLRRPVRMYLNRSTDMVMVGGRHPVKAYYSVGFKSDGKVTALHLELLINAGISPDASPIIPGTIISGLKKYNWGALSFDIKVCKTNNPSKSVMRAPGDTQGSFIAEAIIEHVASVLSLDANTIRQKNFHTYDSLVLFYPESAGEASAYTLHFIFDRLLSTSSYLHRAKSVEQFNSCNKWRKQGISCVPLIFKVEPRPAPGRVSVLNDGSIVVEVGGIEIGQGLWTKVQQTTAFALEQLWPDGCECLLDRVRVLQADTLNLIQGGVTAGSTTSESSCAAILQACNMLIHRLKPVMDKLKQQADAVSWDSLISQASTDNVNLSSSSYWVPGEESSSYLNYGACISEVEIDVLTGAITILRGDIIYDCGKSMNPAVDLGQIEGSFVQGIGFFIYEEHETNTDGLVVSDSTWDYKIPSVDTIPKHFNVEVLNTGYHKDRVLSSKASGEPAVVLASSVHCAVREAIRAAREEFGSSQLTFQLDVPAPMTVVKELCGLDIVEKHLENQSAHQFAAGA, from the exons GTGGATGTGGAGCTTGTGTAGTCCTTATAGCAAAATATAATCCAACAAAAGATGAAGTGACTGAATTTTCTGCAAGTTCATGCTTGACCCTGCTGTACAATATAAATTTCTGTTCAATTATCACGACTGAAGGTCTGGGAAATACACAAGATGGTCTTCATGCTATTCAGAAAAGAATGTCCGGGTTCCATGCTTCTCAATGTGGTTTCTGCACTCCTGGCATGTGCATGTCCATTTTCACTTCTCTTGCAAATGCTGACAAATCCAAGAAGCCTGAACCACCAAATGGGTTCTCAAAGTTAACTGTATCCGAAGCAGAAAGGGCCTTCTCAGGCAACTTGTGTCGATGTACTGGTTACCGACCAATAGTTGATGCCTGCAAAAGTTTCGCTTCAGATGTTGACTTGGAGGATTTGGGTCTTAATATATTCTGGAAGAAAAACGATAAGCATGCTGATGTTAGCAAATTGCCTACTTATACTCTTGGTGGCGGAGTCTGCACTTTCCCGGACTTCCTAAAATctgagatcaaatcatctcttgaTCAACTAAATGATTCATTTACGTTCTCTGGGGAGGGATGGTATCATCCAAAAAGTATTGAGCAATATTATGACTTATTAAACTCTGGCATATTTAGTGACTGCTGTGTCAAGGTAGTCGTTGGAAACACAGGTGCTGGTGTATACAAGGATCAAGACCTATATAACAAGTATATTGACATAGGTGGTATTCCAGAACTGTCAGCTATTTTAAGAAAAGATAATGGCATTGAAATTGGAGCAGCTACACCAATTTCTATGGCCATCAAGATACTTGAGCAAGAAAATGAATCTATATCAGCTCCAAAGGGAAGTTTAGTTTTCAGAAAACTTGCCGAACACATGAGCAAAGTTGCTACACCGTTTGTCCGTAACACAGCAAGCCTTGGTGGAAACATAATTTTAGCACAGAAATACCCATTTGCCTCAGACATAGTAACCATACTTCTTGGTGCTGCTTCCACTGTCCGTCTTCAGGTTGCTTCACAAACGCTAGAGGTTACATTGGAAGAGTTTCTGGAGCAGCCTCCTCTTGATCCTAGTACTTTACTACTGAGCATATTTATTCCACATTGGACTCCAGATTCTCAGACAGAAACAAGTGTGGTCTTTGAAACTTATCGAGCAGCACCACGCCCTCTTGGCAATGCTGTTTCATATATTAATTCTGCTTTCCTGGGACTTGTCTCCTTGAATGAATCATCTGGTGATCCTGTATTGAGTAACCTACATTTGGCTTTTGGTGCTTACGGgacagaacatgctgttagagcAAAAAAAGTTGAAGAGCACCTCACTGGAAAATTGGTGACTCCATCTGTTGTGCTTGAAGCAGTTCATTTACTCAGAGAAACAATTGTACCAATGGAAGGAACATCACATCCTGAATACAGAGTTAGTGTGGCTGTTGGGTTTCTCTTCAGTTTCCTATCTTCATTTTCTGAAGGCATCAAAGGGCCTGGAAAAGCCCTGAACATTAGCTCTGCTAGTTCTGTAGACACAGATGATCTCTGTAACCTGCCATTATCTTCCCGTAGAGAAACAGTTTCCGGTGATGAATATAAACCAGTTGGTGAACCAATTAAAAAGTATGGAGTTGAGCTTCAAGCTTCTG GGGAGGcagtatatgtagatgacattccTGCTCCAAATAATTGCCTCTATGGAGAGTTTATTTACAGCACAAAACCTCTTGCACATGTCAAGAGTATTAAATTCAAGCCTTCTTTAGCATCCGAGAAGATCCTGACAGTTATTTCTGCGAAGGATATTCCAAGTGGAGGGCAAAATATTGGATCATCATACTTGTTTGGGGATGAAATACTTTTTGGTGATCCAATTGCTGAGTACGCTGGCCAAGCTCTTGGTGTTGTG GTTGCAGAAACTCAGAGATATGCCAACATGGCACGAAAACAGGTCATTATTGAATATGACACAAAAGATTTGAAGCCACCAATCTTAACTGTAGAACAAGCAGTACAAAACAACAGCTATTTCAATGTTCCTCCAGAGAGGTATCCAAAACAAGTCGGTGATTTTTCCAAGGGCATGGCCGAAGCTGATCACAAGATCCTGTCGACAGAA GTAAAACTTGCCTCTCAGTATTACTTCTACATGGAAACACAGACAGCACTAGCGATTCCAGATGAAGATAACACCATGGTTGTCTACAGTTCATCACAGTACCCTGAGCTTGCGCAGAGTGTCATAGCTAAGTGCCTTGGCATTCCATTCAACAATGTGCGTACCATTACAAGAAGGGTTGGAGGAGGCTTTGGTGGAAAGGCAACCAAATCATTCAAT GTAGCAACAGCAGCTGCTCTTTGTGCATACAAGTTAAGGCGTCCTGTGCGGATGTATCTCAATCGCAGTACTGACATGGTCATGGTTGGTGGTCGGCACCCAGTGAAAGCATATTACTCTGTTGGTTTCAAGTCTGATGGGAAAGTTACAGCCTTACATCTAGAACTACTAATTAATGCTGGAATTTCTCCAGATGCGAGCCCCATAATACCAGGCACTATTATATCAGGTCTGAAGAAATACAACTGGGGTGCTCTCTCATTTGACATCAAGGTCTGTAAAACAAATAATCCATCCAAATCAGTAATGCGTGCTCCTGGAGATACACAAGGCTCTTTCATTGCTGAAGCTATCATTGAGCATGTTGCTTCAGTGCTCTCACTCGACGCTAACACTATCAGGCAAAAGAATTTTCACACCTATGATAGTCTGGTGTTATTCTATCCAGAAAGCGCAGGCGAAGCTTCTGCATACACGCTACATTTTATTTTTGATAGATTACTATCGACATCGAGCTACCTGCATCGAGCTAAATCTGTCGAGCAGTTCAACAGTTGCAACAAGTGGCGGAAGCAGGGTATCTCTTGTGTGCCCCTCATTTTCAAGGTAGAACCAAGGCCAGCTCCTGGAAGAGTTTCTGTGCTCAATGATGGTTCCATTGTGGTTGAGGTTGGAGGTATTGAAATTGGGCAAGGACTGTGGACAAAAGTACAGCAGACGACTGCTTTCGCTTTGGAACAGCTGTGGCCTGATGGGTGTGAATGCCTTCTTGATAGAGTGCGTGTGCTTCAGGCTGATACTCTGAACTTAATCCAAGGTGGAGTTACTGCTGGCAGCACAACATCTGAATCTAGTTGTGCAGCAATCCTTCAGGCCTGCAACATGCTGATTCACAGATTGAAGCCAGTCATGGATAAGCTCAAACAGCAAGCAGATGCTGTTTCATGGGACTCTTTGATTTCACAG GCCTCTACGGATAACGTTAATTTGTCTTCAAGTTCATACTGGGTTCCTGGCGAAGAGTCCAGTAGCTATCTGAACTATGGAGCTTGTATAAGTGAG GTGGAAATTGATGTTCTTACAGGAGCAATAACTATACTAAGGGGTGATATTATCTATGATTGTGGGAAGAGCATGAACCCTGCAGTGGACTTGGGCCAG ATTGAAGGTTCCTTTGTGCAAGGAATTGGTTTCTTCATATACGAAGAACACGAGACAAACACTGATGGCCTTGTTGTGAGTGACAGCACATGGGACTATAAGATCCCAAGTGTTGATACCATCCCAAAGCACTTCAACGTCGAGGTGCTGAATACTGGATACCATAAGGACCGTGTGCTTTCTTCAAAAG CTTCTGGGGAACCTGCCGTAGTTCTTGCATCATCCGTCCATTGTGCAGTGAGAGAAGCCATCCGAGCAGCAAGAGAGGAGTTCGGAAGCTCGCAGTTGACATTCCAACTGGATGTCCCTGCACCAATGACAGTGGTGAAGGAACTATGTGGTTTGGATATCGTGGAGAAGCACTTGGAAAATCAATCTGCACATCAGTTTGCAGCTGGAGCATAA